A single region of the Halobacteriovorax sp. JY17 genome encodes:
- a CDS encoding HAD-IG family 5'-nucleotidase produces MSVYVNRILNMKKIKAIGFDMDYTLVRYNTENFERLTYSLVKKNLVKVLGYPKEVLDLEFDFQLVQQGLVIDKLRGNLLHVSRFGKVKKAQHGLSALSFEEQNNAYANRVIDLSDESFQSLDTAFSVSNGILYAQLVELKEKGSVVPRYDLLADHIKEAIDICHSDGSLKSKVKENIGDFIIQDEKLVSQLEMYKKCGKKLIIITNSEFYYCKDLLEYAIDPFLKEHKSWKDLFEITITLSSKPRFFHVKNHFLRIDPDTALMTNHEGPITPGVYQGGNAGKLQEDLGLKGSEILYLGDHIYGDVLSLKKTFGWRTALVVEPLEDEILAIKKSEPTQKRIDSFMQEKEVFEDRLDKLEMSKYRGESFDKDEVGKIYSSIEKINNSISKELEDYRKCFNPHWGELMRAGQEESRFADQIEKYACVYMGRVSDLLEHSPRTYFRPIKRVLPHELI; encoded by the coding sequence ATGAGCGTTTACGTTAATAGAATATTAAATATGAAGAAAATTAAGGCCATCGGTTTTGATATGGACTACACGCTAGTTCGCTATAATACAGAGAATTTTGAGAGACTTACCTATTCACTCGTAAAGAAGAACCTCGTGAAAGTATTGGGTTATCCAAAAGAAGTTCTAGACCTAGAGTTTGATTTTCAATTAGTTCAGCAAGGACTAGTTATTGATAAGCTTAGAGGAAACCTTCTACACGTTTCAAGATTTGGAAAAGTAAAAAAGGCCCAACACGGACTTTCAGCTCTTTCATTTGAAGAGCAGAATAATGCCTATGCCAATAGAGTTATTGATTTAAGTGATGAGAGTTTCCAATCATTAGATACTGCATTTTCAGTTTCAAATGGAATTCTCTACGCTCAACTAGTAGAGCTTAAGGAGAAAGGTTCAGTAGTTCCAAGATATGATCTACTGGCCGATCATATAAAAGAGGCGATCGATATTTGTCACTCTGATGGATCTCTTAAAAGTAAAGTTAAAGAAAATATTGGTGACTTTATTATTCAAGATGAGAAATTAGTATCTCAGCTAGAGATGTATAAGAAGTGTGGTAAGAAGTTAATTATTATCACCAACTCTGAATTCTACTATTGTAAAGATTTACTTGAGTACGCTATTGATCCATTTCTAAAAGAGCATAAGAGCTGGAAAGACCTCTTTGAGATCACAATTACTCTCTCCAGTAAGCCAAGATTCTTTCATGTAAAGAATCACTTTCTAAGAATTGATCCTGATACAGCTCTGATGACAAATCATGAAGGTCCAATTACTCCTGGAGTTTATCAAGGTGGTAACGCTGGTAAGCTTCAAGAAGACCTAGGACTTAAAGGGTCTGAAATTCTCTATTTAGGAGATCATATCTATGGTGACGTTCTCTCACTTAAGAAAACTTTTGGTTGGAGAACGGCCCTAGTAGTTGAACCACTAGAAGATGAAATTCTTGCCATAAAAAAGAGTGAACCAACTCAAAAGAGAATTGATTCTTTTATGCAAGAAAAAGAAGTCTTTGAAGATCGTCTAGATAAACTTGAAATGAGTAAGTACCGTGGAGAAAGTTTTGATAAAGATGAAGTTGGAAAGATTTATTCTAGTATTGAAAAGATTAATAACTCAATTTCAAAAGAATTAGAAGATTATAGAAAGTGCTTCAATCCACACTGGGGAGAACTCATGAGAGCGGGACAAGAAGAGAGCCGCTTTGCTGATCAAATAGAGAAGTATGCTTGTGTTTACATGGGTAGAGTATCTGATTTATTAGAGCACTCTCCAAGAACATACTTTAGACCAATTAAGCGTGTTCTTCCTCATGAATTAATTTAA
- a CDS encoding outer membrane lipoprotein-sorting protein, whose translation MRSLFNLCLILILTLGATSSFAETNEEKGLRIAKEAEAKNNGFIGDESDLEMVLIDAYGSKIVRKMQGKVLEVKNDGDKTLNIFLNPKDVKGTKMLTWSHKSEDDHQWLYLPSLKRVKKISSRNKSSSFMGSEFSYEDIGSQEIEKYKFKYLKDGKSKDGEEVYIIERIPVAKSGYSKQIVQLSKKHLNALHVDYYDRKSELLKTAEMSDFKKYKVGSKELWRASVIHMKNVQTKKESIFQWTNRKVGVNLKDSLFTKRSLSR comes from the coding sequence ATGAGATCTCTATTTAATTTGTGTTTAATTCTTATTTTGACTCTTGGTGCGACTTCTAGTTTCGCTGAAACAAATGAAGAAAAGGGACTTCGAATCGCAAAAGAAGCGGAAGCTAAGAATAATGGCTTCATTGGTGATGAATCAGATCTAGAGATGGTTCTCATTGATGCATATGGCTCTAAGATCGTTCGTAAGATGCAAGGGAAGGTTTTAGAAGTAAAGAATGACGGTGATAAGACACTTAATATCTTTTTAAATCCAAAAGATGTTAAGGGAACGAAGATGCTAACTTGGTCTCATAAGAGTGAAGACGATCACCAGTGGCTCTATCTTCCATCTTTAAAGCGAGTGAAGAAAATCTCTTCTAGAAATAAGTCTTCTTCTTTTATGGGAAGCGAATTCTCTTATGAAGATATTGGTTCTCAGGAAATTGAAAAGTATAAATTTAAATATCTTAAAGATGGAAAGAGTAAAGACGGAGAAGAAGTCTACATTATCGAAAGAATACCTGTGGCCAAGAGTGGTTACTCTAAGCAAATTGTTCAACTTTCAAAGAAGCACTTAAATGCTCTCCATGTTGATTACTACGATAGAAAGTCTGAACTTCTAAAGACTGCAGAGATGAGTGACTTTAAAAAGTATAAAGTTGGCTCGAAAGAACTATGGAGAGCTTCTGTTATTCATATGAAGAATGTTCAAACAAAGAAGGAATCAATCTTTCAGTGGACGAATCGAAAGGTGGGAGTAAATCTAAAAGATAGCCTCTTTACTAAAAGGTCTCTTTCAAGATGA